One part of the Apus apus isolate bApuApu2 chromosome 23, bApuApu2.pri.cur, whole genome shotgun sequence genome encodes these proteins:
- the CSDE1 gene encoding cold shock domain-containing protein E1 translates to MSFDPNLLHNNGHNGYPNGTSAALRETGVIEKLLTSYGFIQCSERQARLFFHCSQYNGNLQELKVGDDVEFEVSSDRRTGKPIAIKLVKIKPEILPEERINGQVVCAVPHNLESKSPAAPGQSPTGSVCYERNGEVFYLTYTPEDVEGNVQLETGDKINFIIDTNKHTGAVSARNIMLLKKKQARCQGVVCAMKEAFGFIERGDVVKEIFFHYSEFKGDLEALQPGDDVEFTIKDRNGKEVATDVRLLPQGTVIFEDISIEHFEGTVTKVIPKVPSKNQSDPLPGRIKVDFVIPKELPFGDKDTKSKVTLLESDHVRFNISTDRRDKLERATNIEVLPNTFQFTNETREMGVIAAMRDGFGFIKCVDRDARMFFHFSEIMDGNQLHISDEVEFTVVPDMLSAQRNHAIRIKKLPKGTVSFHTQSDHRFVGTIEKEATPAKATSPNKGKEKEAEDGVIVYDDCGVKLTIAYQAKDVEGSANPQIGDKVEFSVCEVKRTGLQTAVSVRMLGRNYSSKRLLGYVAALKDNFGFIETANHDKEIFFHYSEYCGDIDSLELGDTVEYSLSKGKGNKVSAEKVNKTHAVNGITEEADPTVYSGKVIRPLRSVDPTQTEYQGMIEVMEDGEMKGEYYPFGIVGMANKGDCLQKGETVKFQLCVLGQNGQTMAVNITPFRRATVECVKDQFGFINYEVGDSKKLFFHVKEVQDGVELQAGDEVEFSVILNQRTGKCSACNVWRVCEGAKAVAAPRPDRLVNRLKSINLDDASAPRLTVLRQPRGPDNSKGFGAERKIRQAGVID, encoded by the exons aTGAGCTTTGATCCAAACCTGCTCCACAACAATGGGCACAACGGGTACCCCAATGGTACTTCGGCAGCGCTGCGTGAGACTGGGGTTATAGAGAAACTGCTGACCTCCTATGGATTCATTCAGTGCTCGGAACGGCAAGCCAGGCTGTTCTTCCACTGTTCACAGTATAATGGCAACTTACAGGAGCTTAAAGTAGGAG ATGATGTTGAGTTTGAAGTGTCTTCTGATCGCCGAACTGGAAAACCCATTGCTATTAAATtggtgaaaataaaaccagaaatattacctgaagaaagaataaatggaCAG GTTGTGTGCGCTGTTCCTCACAATTTAGAGAGTAAATCTCCAGCTGCCCCGGGTCAGAGTCCAACAGGGAGTGTATGCTACGAACGTAATGGG GAAGTATTTTACCTGACTTACACCCCAGAGGATGTTGAAGGAAATGTACAGCTGGAAACAGGagataaaataaactttataaTTGATACAAATAAACA tacTGGTGCTGTAAGTGCTCGTAACAtaatgctattaaaaaagaaacaagcccGCTGTCAAGGAGTAGTCTGTGCCATGAAA GAAGCCTTTGGATTTATTGAGAGGGGTGATGTCGTGAAGGAGATATTCTTTCACTATAGTGAATTTAAAGGTGACCTAGAAGCCTTACAGCCTGGTGATGATGTGGAGTTTACAATCAAAGACAGAAAT GGTAAAGAAGTTGCAACAGATGTTAGACTGCTGCCTCAAGGAACTGTCATTTTTGAAGATATCAGCATTGAACATTTTGAAGGAACTGTAACCAAAGTAATTCCGAAAGTACCCAGCAAAAACCAG AGTGATCCATTACCTGGCCGCATCAAAGTTGACTTTGTGATTCCTAAGGAACTTCCATTTGGAGACAAAGATACAAAATCCAAGGTGACTTTGTTGGAAAGTGACCACGTTCGATTCAATATTTCAACAGACAGACGTGACAAACTGGAACGAGCCACCAATATTGAGGTCCTTCCCAATACTTTCCAGTTTACTAATGAAACTAGGGAAATG GGTGTGATTGCAGCAATGAGAGATGGCTTTGGCTTCATTAAATGTGTGGACCGGGATGCTCGTATGTTCTTCCACTTCAGTGAAATTATGGATGGAAATCAACTCCATATTTCTGATGAAGTAGAGTTTACTGTCGTTCCT GATATGTTGTCTGCCCAAAGAAATCATGCtataagaattaaaaaacttCCAAAGGGCACGGTTTCTTTCCACACCCAGTCAGATCACCGTTTTGTGGGCACTATAGAGAAAGAAGCCACTCCAGCCAAAGCCACCAGCCCCAATAAAGGCAAAGAGAAG GAAGCTGAGGATGGAGTAATTGTTTATGATGACTGTGGAGTAAAACTGACCATTGCTTACCAGGCCAAGGATGTGGAAGGATCTGCTAATCCTCAGATAGGAGATAAG GTTGAGTTCAGTGTTTGTGAAGTGAAGAGAACTGGTCTGCAAACAGCTGTTTCTGTCAGAATGCTGGGACGCAATTACAGCTCTAAGAGACTTCTGGGCTACGTGGCAGCCCTGAAAGATAACTTTGGATTTATTGAAACAGCAAATCATGATAAGGAGATCTTTTTCCACTACAG TGAATACTGTGGTGATATTGATAGCCTGGAACTTGGAGACACTGTTGAATACAGCTTGTCGAAaggcaaaggaaacaaagtcaGTGCAGAAAAGGTGAACAAAACGCATGCAG TGAATGGTATCACTGAAGAAGCTGATCCAACTGTTTACTCCGGTAAAGTAATTCGTCCTTTAAGGAGTGTAGATCCCACACAAACTGAATACCAGGGCATGATTGAAGTCATGGAGGATG GCGAGATGAAAGGAGAGTACTATCCATTTGGAATCGTTGGAATGGCAAACAAAGGTGACTGTCTGCAAAAGGGAGAGACAGTAAAGTTTCAGCTCTGTGTTCTTGGTCAAAATGGGCAGACGATGGCTGTGAACATCACGCCCTTCCGCAGAGCCACGGTGGAATGTGTGAAGGACCAG TTTGGCTTCATTAACTATGAAGTGGGTGACAGCAAAAAGCTCTTCTTCCATGTCAAAGAAGTTCAGGACGGTGTGGAGCTACAGGCCGGGGATGAAGTGGAGTTCTCAGTAATCCTGAACCAGCGCACAGGAAAATGCAGTGCCTGTAACGTGTGGCGTGTCTG CGAAGGCGCCAAGGCTGTTGCTGCTCCTCGCCCCGATAGACTCGTTAATCGTTTGAAGAGCATTAATCTGGATGATGCCAGCGCCCCTCGTCTAACAGTTCTTCGTCAGCCTCGGGGACCGGATAACTCAAAG ggATTTGGTGCAGAGAGAAAGATCCGTCAAGCTGGTGTTATAGACTGA